The following are encoded in a window of Sphaerisporangium siamense genomic DNA:
- a CDS encoding aminotransferase class IV, whose protein sequence is MELNGRPVTAGELGALAMHNYGHFTTMRVEDGRVRGLALHLDRLQGDCRVLHGADLDLDRVRRLVRRATAGAPPVVVRVTVFDPEFDIARPTAKAAPEILVGTRPVPGDLPPLALGTAEYERDLPELKHTGLFGPLVQRRFTLLGGYDDVLFTDGRARVTEGPTWNIGFVRDGRLLWPGFDRLNGVTMRLLEGIAERAGIPSTQAEIDIDDLPGMTAAFVTNAATGPRAVRSIDGAELRADDAILTTLRREYAALPGDPL, encoded by the coding sequence ATGGAGTTGAACGGACGTCCGGTCACCGCCGGCGAACTCGGCGCGCTCGCGATGCACAACTACGGCCACTTCACGACCATGCGGGTCGAGGACGGCCGGGTGCGCGGGCTGGCGCTCCATCTCGACCGGCTGCAGGGGGACTGCCGCGTCCTGCACGGCGCCGACCTCGACCTGGACCGGGTGCGCCGCCTGGTGCGGCGGGCCACCGCCGGCGCCCCGCCGGTGGTCGTCCGCGTCACCGTCTTCGACCCCGAGTTCGACATCGCCAGGCCCACGGCCAAGGCCGCCCCCGAGATCCTGGTCGGCACGCGGCCCGTCCCCGGCGACCTGCCGCCCCTGGCCCTCGGCACCGCCGAGTACGAGCGCGACCTGCCGGAGCTGAAGCACACCGGCCTGTTCGGGCCGCTGGTCCAGCGGCGGTTCACCCTGCTCGGCGGCTACGACGACGTGCTGTTCACCGACGGCAGGGCCCGGGTCACCGAGGGGCCGACGTGGAACATCGGCTTCGTCCGCGACGGCCGCCTGCTCTGGCCGGGCTTCGACCGCCTGAACGGCGTCACCATGCGTCTTCTGGAGGGCATCGCCGAGCGCGCCGGCATCCCGTCCACCCAGGCCGAGATCGACATTGACGACCTGCCCGGCATGACCGCCGCCTTCGTCACCAACGCCGCGACCGGCCCGCGCGCCGTCCGCTCCATCGACGGCGCGGAGCTGCGGGCGGACGACGCGATCCTCACCACGCTGCGCCGCGAGTACGCCGCCCTCCCCGGCGACCCCCTCTGA
- a CDS encoding PHP domain-containing protein, with product MRIDLHTHSTASDGTDAPDALMRHAAGAGLDVIALTDHDTTAGWARAASAVPPGLTLVPGAELSGRWYRDEPTIGLHLLAYLFDPGHPGLTAELAAVRRSRDRRAEAIVEMLNADGIDLTMDEVRALVAGGTAGRPHVARALVARGLVGSVDEAFAPEWLGGRYRLPKTDIDVLTAIRLIGEAGGVAVLAHPMAGSRGHVLPDALIAGLADAGLWGVEADHVDHAPGDAAHVRALARELGLRVTGSSDYHGDNKTVRLGAFTTGREVYEDLLSAATGAVPVQGPPR from the coding sequence ATGCGGATCGATCTGCACACGCACTCCACCGCGAGCGACGGAACCGACGCCCCCGACGCCCTGATGAGGCACGCCGCCGGGGCCGGGCTCGACGTGATCGCGCTGACCGACCACGACACCACGGCCGGCTGGGCGCGGGCGGCCTCGGCCGTGCCGCCGGGGCTGACGCTGGTGCCCGGCGCCGAGCTGTCGGGACGGTGGTACCGGGACGAGCCCACGATCGGCCTGCACCTGCTGGCCTACCTGTTCGACCCCGGCCACCCGGGGCTGACCGCCGAGCTGGCCGCGGTGCGGCGCTCACGGGACCGGCGCGCCGAGGCGATCGTCGAGATGCTGAACGCCGACGGCATCGACCTCACCATGGACGAGGTGCGCGCCCTGGTCGCGGGCGGCACCGCCGGGCGCCCGCACGTCGCCCGCGCCCTGGTCGCCCGCGGCCTGGTCGGGTCGGTGGACGAGGCGTTCGCCCCCGAATGGCTCGGCGGGCGCTACCGGCTCCCCAAGACCGACATCGACGTGCTCACCGCGATACGGCTGATCGGCGAGGCCGGCGGCGTGGCCGTGCTGGCCCATCCCATGGCGGGCAGCCGGGGCCACGTCCTGCCGGACGCGCTGATCGCCGGCCTCGCGGACGCCGGGCTGTGGGGCGTCGAGGCCGATCACGTCGACCACGCGCCCGGGGACGCCGCCCACGTCCGCGCGCTGGCCCGCGAGCTGGGCCTGCGCGTGACCGGGTCCAGCGACTACCACGGCGACAACAAGACCGTCCGGCTCGGCGCGTTCACCACCGGGCGCGAGGTCTACGAGGACCTGCTGTCCGCCGCGACCGGCGCCGTCCCCGTCCAGGGGCCGCCCCGGTGA